One Nostoc sp. CENA543 genomic window, GTAAATTAGCATTACGTAAAATAGCTTGACTCAGATCGGCTCCTCTTAAATCGGCTTGGCTCAGATCCGCTTCCGAAAGATTAGCTTGGCTGAGATTGGCTCGAATCAAAGTGGCTCGATGTAGCTGCGCCTTCGATAAATCAAATCCACTGAGATTGAATTGATACAAATCTTCCTGAGCCAAAGCCAGTCCCGCTTTCAGGATAGCCAAAACGTCTTGAGGTGTCTTGTAAGTCTCCTTGCTGATCATAGATTGAAATTTAGAGATTATTTAGGGGTATTCTACCGCGACACATCTAGGGACTTCCAACTTAAAAAATATCCTATCACTGTGTAGGCAGAGGGGCAGGGGGCAGGGTGCAGGGAGAAAAGAACGATGTCTTATCTCGGAAATTGGATAATTCATTTTCTGGAAGTCCCCTACCGAAAATTTATAACTTTCGTCTACAGGATGGTAGAGAAAGATATTTTATCTGTTTGACTATGAGATTGATTTTGTCAGTATGTAGTAGCAAAATCACTGTTATCTCCAGTAAAAAAACTCAAGCATATGGGATTTTTCAAAGTATTTACTCAGAACAATTACTCTAATTTTTATTAATACTCAATTTCTACAAATATCTTAAAATCCACGGCAATTTTCTCAACTCTTAGATATACTCAAAATCACAACCTCAACAGACATAAACATTATGTTAGATTGGTTAGCTGTTTGGGGCATAACTCAAGCTGTCGGGTTTGCTTTTAAGTCGATTTTTGAAGACTTAGCCAAAGACGCTGCAAAAGACTGGGCAAAAGATTTATTAAAAAGTGTTCCTGGTAACATTTTACAGCAACTCCAACCAGAAGATATTGACATTGCTGCTGGCAAAGCCTTAAAAGAATTTTTGCAACTCATGCAGCAAGAATTAGAAGATGCGGAGTTAGAAGAAACGGAACTACAAACATATAATCAGACTTTAAAACAATTTCTCAGTCATAAATCTGTTAGACAGATTTTAGGGAAACCTTTCGTACCAGACTGCCACACGCTAGATTTTCAAATCTTGACTAAAATTTGGTATGAAATGAAATTACCTAATCTTCCGCAAGAATTTGATTGGGAAAGATTAGCTAAACGTTATCTTAAAAAGGTGAAGGCGATTATTCGAGAATCTGATCAACTACGACCTATTTTAGATTCTCAGCATTTAGAATCAATCAATCATAACTTACTAGAAATTCAAGGCATTACCCCTGATTTTGACTTAAAAAAGTACCAAGAGGGAATACGTGAAAGATACGGAAATCTGAAATTAGATAGTCTGGATACTACGGGTTACGCCTATAATGAATTAAAGCTATGGCGGATGTTTATTCCTCAACACGTCCGGGAAGTGCATCAAGTGTTAGCACAGGTACATGAACTACCTAAAGAACATCTCAAGCAGCTACGAGAAAGTCAGCAACTAGATGAAGAAATTACTCCAGAGGCTCTAGAATACTACAAACAAATTTACTTTGAACAGCCTACTATTTCCGTTTTAGATATTATTAACGATACGCAATCTCATAAATATGTAGTTATTTTAGGAGATCCAGGTTCAGGGAAATCGACGTTACTGCAATTTTTAGCTTTAAACTGGGCAGAAACACCCCTAAATAATGTCATCTCTTCCCCAATCCCATTATTAATTGAACTGCGGACATATATCCGGCGCAGAGAAAATAATGAATGTCAGAATTTTTTAGAATTTTTTCATAAGTGTAGTGGTATAGTTCATCATCTCAACCAAAATAAGCTCCATGAACAACTCAAAGCTGGCAATGCTTTAGTCATGTTTGATGGTTTAGATGAAGTTTTTGATATTGGGAAAAGGGATGATGTGATCACCGATATTCATCGTTTTACTAATGAATATCCTGATGTGAGGGTAATTGTTACATCTCGCGTGATTGGCTATAAACCACAAAGATTGCGAGACGCAGAATTTCGGCATTTTATGTTGCAAGATTTAGAGCTAGAACAAATTCAAGACTTTGTGCATCGTTGGCATGAGTTAAACTTTAAAGAAATGGGGGATAGACTGCGAAAAAAAGAGAGATTACAAAGGGCGATTGATACATCAAAAGCGATTTCTGAATTGGCAGGTAATCCCCTTTTATTAACTATGATGGCAATTCTCAATCGTAACCAAGAATTACCTAGAGATAGAGCAACTTTGTATGAGCAAGCATCACGAGTATTGTTACATCAATGGGATGTGGAAAGGGCTTTAGTAGAAGATTATCGGCTAGATCCTAAAATTATTGACTATAAAGATAAGCAGGCAATGTTGCGACAAGTCGCTTATCATATGCAAACTAGTGATAAGGGTTTAGTAGGTAATTTAATTAGTGCCAAAGATTTAGAAAAGATTTTAACCCGTTATCTGAAAAATCTGGAGTTTGAACAACCGACTAAAGTTGCTAGGGTGATGATGAATCAACTACGGATTCGCAATTTTATGTTGTGTTTTGTAGGTGCAGATTACTATGCTTTTGTACATCGGACTTTCTTGGAATATTTTTGTGCTTGGGAATTTGTCTGGCAATTTAAAGAAATACAGACTTTATCAATTCAGTCTTTAAATTGTGAAGTTTTTGGTAAACATTGGCAAGATGAAACTTGGCATGAGGTGTTACGTTTAATTATTGGGATGATTGAGCCAAGATTTGTCTGTGAAATCCTCGATTACTTAATGGAGGAAGATGGTGAATCAGAAAAATTTATTAACTTGTTTTTAGCAGCTAAATGTCTAGCAGAGGTGAGAAATCGGCTGTTAGTCGCTTCTGTATCGGCTAAATTATTAGAAAAAATTAAAGCTTTAACTAAATATGACCTCGCCTATTATTACAAACCTTATTTAGATGCAGAAGAAACTCAACTAGTACAAGAA contains:
- a CDS encoding HEAT repeat domain-containing protein is translated as MLDWLAVWGITQAVGFAFKSIFEDLAKDAAKDWAKDLLKSVPGNILQQLQPEDIDIAAGKALKEFLQLMQQELEDAELEETELQTYNQTLKQFLSHKSVRQILGKPFVPDCHTLDFQILTKIWYEMKLPNLPQEFDWERLAKRYLKKVKAIIRESDQLRPILDSQHLESINHNLLEIQGITPDFDLKKYQEGIRERYGNLKLDSLDTTGYAYNELKLWRMFIPQHVREVHQVLAQVHELPKEHLKQLRESQQLDEEITPEALEYYKQIYFEQPTISVLDIINDTQSHKYVVILGDPGSGKSTLLQFLALNWAETPLNNVISSPIPLLIELRTYIRRRENNECQNFLEFFHKCSGIVHHLNQNKLHEQLKAGNALVMFDGLDEVFDIGKRDDVITDIHRFTNEYPDVRVIVTSRVIGYKPQRLRDAEFRHFMLQDLELEQIQDFVHRWHELNFKEMGDRLRKKERLQRAIDTSKAISELAGNPLLLTMMAILNRNQELPRDRATLYEQASRVLLHQWDVERALVEDYRLDPKIIDYKDKQAMLRQVAYHMQTSDKGLVGNLISAKDLEKILTRYLKNLEFEQPTKVARVMMNQLRIRNFMLCFVGADYYAFVHRTFLEYFCAWEFVWQFKEIQTLSIQSLNCEVFGKHWQDETWHEVLRLIIGMIEPRFVCEILDYLMEEDGESEKFINLFLAAKCLAEVRNRLLVASVSAKLLEKIKALTKYDLAYYYKPYLDAEETQLVQEIRTKAVICVGTTWKDDPDTLPWLQQLATADNSDYVRRAALQELARGFKDDPDTLPWLKQRATSDNDWTVRQAAVQELARGFKDDSDTLIILQKSAIADHSEYVRQVAIQELARSFKDNPNTLFWLKKRATVDQYGTVRQVAIQELARGFKDDPHILQWLKNFATSEDWMVRQAVIQELARGFKDDSDTLSILQQAITSDENEYVRQAAVQELARGFKDEPHTLSILKQSAIADPYSDVRQTAVQELARVFKDDPHTLPWLKQHASASEDKYLRRAIVQELARVFKDDPDTPIILKQCAVIDTYSDVRRTVIQELARHFQDDPDTLSILKQSAIADNNESVRRTALQELARGFHNHPDTLPILKKCAKSEKYADVRQAALQELATGFADDPETLTILKKRAVSDQYADVRQVALQQLAQGFVEYPEILEVFYHCAVHDPFKREYNFQQNPRQVALEIIIENYLDHPQTLPLLRDRAELDPDEQVREFLQKKLLGFTV